CCCGCGCCCGGCTGAAGTGCGAGGTGGTCTCCActgttattttgttattcttatcTTCACTACCGTGCTCACCCTGTGCCTGACTTTTCTTCAGTGTAATGAGTGTAATTCCTTTTCATGCACAAATTCTTTCATCTTCCAACAACTCTGGTGGTTCCTGATGAGGAAACACAAAGATGCCGAATCTGAGTCTCATCCCGGGAGGGCTCCTAGCCTGGCCCCCCGCTTGGGGAGTTTGCTGAAGAGCTGGGTTGCCCTTGCTCTGCCAGCCTGAGGTTGTAAAGTGTCACAGAATTGACTGGGGTGGGAGTAGGGGTTTCCTGGGTCTGTGATTAGTGCTTATAAGTCTTATTCAGTGGGAatggaggctgggggaggggctgggcggcCTCAGGAGTGCCACCCCCTCTATGAACAAACAGCTCAGTGCCATCCGGTCGATAGGGTGTGGGTCAAAGCTCATGCTGCCTCTGGTGTCCAAGTGTGGAGCTCTGTCCTTGGAGTTTCTCTGCCCTCGGTTGGTTGGTTGGACCTAGGGGCGGGGCTGCCATTGACCGTGAGCCTTTCAGGCTTCAGGCAGGCCTGGGCCTCCCCCACCTGTCTGAGGGTGGTGCTTGGTCAGGGACAGGTTTAACCTGCTTTGCTCcgccccttcccacctgcttgtcCCACTCCACCAGGTGTTTGCTCTGGCCCCACTCCAGACTCCTGGAGTGTGTGTGATGGGGGCTTGGGTTATGTGTGACTGCTCTCATTTGGCCTGGAGGAGTTGACAGTGGACTGCCAGGAGGGGGGTGAGGTTGGGGGGATGGGACACAGGATCAGGCCCAGCAGGCGTGGCCTCCTCCTCCCTAGGTAAGGTAGGGCTGAACATCTGGCTGAACCAGCTCTGcagcctgcctccttcctcctcctgcccaccccttcCTGCCTGCCCAGCTGTGAAcgtttctgtctctctccccactctTATTCCCAGTTCTCCCAGCTGGTGAGCAGGGATGTGGCTCTGCTGGGCGGGGGCCCCTACGTGCTCTGCACTGATGGGCAGCAGCTGTTGCGACAGGTTCTGCACCCTGAGGCCTCCAGGAAGGTATGCCACTGAGGGCACAACAGGGGATAGGGCTTCCAGGACCCCTGATGttgtgggggtgggcagggcaccTCAGTTCCCCCATTTATCCCCACTCCTGTGTGCCCCCAGAACCTGGTGCTCCCCGACACCTTCTTCTCCTACTACGACCTCCGCAAAGAGTTCCACATGCAGCACCCGAGCATGAGCCCTGCCAAGGACCTCACCGTGGCCACCATGGCACAGGGTATCTGTGACCCAGCGGCGTTGGGTGGACGGGTGGCTTCAGGCTGTATGTGTCTGAGTTTGTGCATGCTGGTGGGTGGGTTACACCAACACATGCAAGTCTGCATTACCTGCTGAGTCCTGGAGTGTACCCGTGTCTTTGTACTAGGTTATGTTTGCAATGTGGGCATATGTCTATGTATATCTGGGCTGGGGACCTGTAAGTACACACATGAACTGGGCCAAAACAAACATATATGGTGGGCTTCTGCATGTGTCTGCAGAGGGGACTTGGGCCGAGGTGTGAACAAGATTAGCGCTCATGCTGGGTACCCCAGGGCCTCTCATGCTGGGATTTCTTCATTGTCACTTATCTGCCTGTAGACTTGGGACTGGAGACAGATGCCACAGAGGATGACTTTGGGGTCTGGGAAGTGAAGACAATGGTAGCTGTCATCCTCCACCTGCTCAAAGGGCCTAGCAGTAAGATTCCCCTTACTGCCTGTCACCTGTTCTCAGGATGCATTGAATGTCTGGCTACTACTTTCTCAAAGTCCTCCTCTCCAACTGTGACCTTCTCTAAGAGACTGCAAGATGGAAGCCCCTTTgtcacctcctcctctccctcaacTGTCCTCTTTTTGCAGAGCTTGGTGGGGAGAAACCCCCTCCACCAGACCCTGCTGATGCCCATGCCTTCTCCCCTCACTAGGTCCATTGTTTTCCAAGCCCGAGGTGATCAAGCAGAAATATGAGACAGGGCCTTGGTGAGTGTGGGAGCAGGGGCGGGGGCGAAAACAGCTGGACAGCGCTGACCCTGTGCTCTGCCCCCACAGCAGCAAGGCTGATGTGGTGGACAGTGAGACTGTGGTACGGGCCCGTGGGTTGCCCTGGCAGTCATCAGACCAGGACGTGGCTCGCTTCTTCAAAGGGCTCAACATCGCCAGGTGAGTGTGGCAGGACGGGGGGGTCCAAGAAGACAGGTCTAACTAGGAGGCACTAACAGCACTGGCTCCACAGGGGTGGTGTAGCGCTCTGCCTCAATGCCCAGGGTCGCAGAAATGGTGAGGCCCTCATCCGCTTTGTGGACAGCGAGCAGCGGGACCTAGCGCTGCAGAGACACAAGCACCACATGGGCGTCCGCTATATTGAGGTGGGGCTTTGGGCTGGGAGTGGAGCAGGGCAAAGCCGAGCCAGACCTGAGACCCATGGGGCTGTTCCATCTGTACCCACAGGTATATAAAGCCACAGGGGAGGAGTTTGTAAAGATCGCAGGGGGTGAGTGTGCCCCCAGCAGAGCCTGGCTCCCTGGTTCTTGACCCATCTCCCACTTCCCCACTGGTCCTTGCCTCTCTGCTCCCGTGTGGGTGGGTATTCAGAAGAGCATGGGTGAAGTCAGCAGGTGACGCCCATGCCCTCCACCCAGGCACATCACTAGAGGTGGCTCGTTTCTTGTCACGGGAAGATCAAGTGATCCTGAGGCTGCGGGGACTGCCCTTCTCAGCTGGGCCAACGGACGTGCTAGGCTTCCTGGGGCCAGAGTGCCCAGTGACTGGAGGTGCTGATGGGCTGCTCTTTGTGCGCCACCCTGATGGCCGGCCAACTGGTGATGCCTTTGCCCTCTTTGCCTGTGAGGAGCTGGCACAGGCTGCGCTACGCAGGCACAAGGGCATGCTGGGTAAGCGATACATCGAACTCTTCCGGAGCACTGCAGCCGAGGTGCAGCAGGTGAGCACCCAAGGCTCCCCACCCAGCATGCACTGATTCTCCAGGGTGGCCCTTTGGTCCTCTGTACCTCTGCTCTACTTGGCATGACCAGCCTGTTGCTGCCTTCCTTACTAGGTCCTGAACCGCTATGCATCCAGTCCACTTCTTCCCACACTGACTGCCCCACTGCTGCCCATCCCCTTCCCACTGGTAGCTGGGACCGGGAGGGACTGTGTACGCCTTCGAGGTCTGCCCTACACAGCCACCATTGAAGACATCTTGAGCTTTCTAGGGGAGGCAGCAGCAGACATCCGGCCCCACGGTGTGCACATGGTGCTCAACCAGCAGGTGAGGCTGCTTCTGGTTGGGGGACACACATAAATAGTTAGGAAGGGGTGTGTCTTAGGGGTAAGGTACTCTTGCAAATGACAAACAACTCATAAATGTGTGCACAGGGCCGGCCATCAGGTGATGCCTTCATCCAGATGACATCAGCAGAGCGGGCCTTAGCTGCTGCTCAGCGTTGCCATAAGAAGGTGATGAAGGAACGCTACGTGGAGGTGGTCCCCTGCTCCACAGAGGAGATGAGCCGTGTGCTGATAGGGGGCACCTTGGGCCGCAGTGGCATGTCCCCTCCGCCCTGCAAGCTGCCCTGTGAgtgccccaggggctggggaagaaggAGGCCTGTGGGGGCCAGGCTGTTATAAGCCCCCACTTTCTATAGTGGGGACTCCTTTCTGGCTGCCCCACCCAGGGCATTGGTGGGCTCTGTGCAGATGCACTTTCTACTTCTGCCTCTAGGCCTCTCGCCACCCACCTATGCCACCTTCCAGGCCACCCCAACCCTCATTCCCACTGAGACTGCAGCTCTGTACCCCTCTTCAGCA
The Lemur catta isolate mLemCat1 chromosome 20, mLemCat1.pri, whole genome shotgun sequence DNA segment above includes these coding regions:
- the ESRP2 gene encoding epithelial splicing regulatory protein 2 isoform X1; amino-acid sequence: MTPPPPPPPPPGPDPGADSTADPCPGPGSLVVLFGATAGALGPDLGSDETDLILLVWQVVEPQSRQVGTLHKSLVRAEAAALSPQCREASGLSADSLARAEPLDKVLQQFSQLVSRDVALLGGGPYVLCTDGQQLLRQVLHPEASRKNLVLPDTFFSYYDLRKEFHMQHPSMSPAKDLTVATMAQDLGLETDATEDDFGVWEVKTMVAVILHLLKGPSSPLFSKPEVIKQKYETGPCSKADVVDSETVVRARGLPWQSSDQDVARFFKGLNIARGGVALCLNAQGRRNGEALIRFVDSEQRDLALQRHKHHMGVRYIEVYKATGEEFVKIAGGTSLEVARFLSREDQVILRLRGLPFSAGPTDVLGFLGPECPVTGGADGLLFVRHPDGRPTGDAFALFACEELAQAALRRHKGMLGKRYIELFRSTAAEVQQVLNRYASSPLLPTLTAPLLPIPFPLVAGTGRDCVRLRGLPYTATIEDILSFLGEAAADIRPHGVHMVLNQQGRPSGDAFIQMTSAERALAAAQRCHKKVMKERYVEVVPCSTEEMSRVLIGGTLGRSGMSPPPCKLPCLSPPTYATFQATPTLIPTETAALYPSSALLSTTRVPAAPSPVAYYPGPATQLYMNYTAYYPSPPVSPTTVGYLTTSPAALASAPTSVLSQPGALVRMQGVPYTAGMKDLLSVFQAYQLAPDDYTSLIPIGDPPRTVLQAPKEWVCL
- the ESRP2 gene encoding epithelial splicing regulatory protein 2 isoform X5, with product MTPPPPPPPPPGPDPGADSTADPCPGPGSLVVLFGATAGALGPDLGSDETDLILLVWQVVEPQSRQVGTLHKSLVRAEAAALSPQCREASGLSADSLARAEPLDKVLQQFSQLVSRDVALLGGGPYVLCTDGQQLLRQVLHPEASRKNLVLPDTFFSYYDLRKEFHMQHPSMSPAKDLTVATMAQDLGLETDATEDDFGVWEVKTMVAVILHLLKGPSSPLFSKPEVIKQKYETGPCADPVLCPHSSKADVVDSETVVRARGLPWQSSDQDVARFFKGLNIARGGVALCLNAQGRRNGEALIRFVDSEQRDLALQRHKHHMGVRYIEVYKATGEEFVKIAGGTSLEVARFLSREDQVILRLRGLPFSAGPTDVLGFLGPECPVTGGADGLLFVRHPDGRPTGDAFALFACEELAQAALRRHKGMLGKRYIELFRSTAAEVQQVLNRYASSPLLPTLTAPLLPIPFPLVAGTGRDCVRLRGLPYTATIEDILSFLGEAAADIRPHGVHMVLNQQGRPSGDAFIQMTSAERALAAAQRCHKKVMKERYVEVVPCSTEEMSRVLIGGTLGRSGMSPPPCKLPCLSPPTYATFQATPTLIPTETAALYPSSALLSTTRVPAAPSPVAYYPGPATQLYMNYTAYYPSPPVSPTTVGYLTTSPAALASAPTSVLSQPGALVRMQGVPYTAGMKDLLSVFQAYQLAPDDYTSLIPIGDPPRTVLQAPKEWVCL
- the ESRP2 gene encoding epithelial splicing regulatory protein 2 isoform X2, encoding MTPPPPPPPPPGPDPGADSTADPCPGPGSLVVLFGATAGALGPDLGSDETDLILLVWQVVEPQSRQVGTLHKSLVRAEAAALSPQCREASGLSADSLARAEPLDKVLQQFSQLVSRDVALLGGGPYVLCTDGQQLLRQVLHPEASRKNLVLPDTFFSYYDLRKEFHMQHPSMSPAKDLTVATMAQDLGLETDATEDDFGVWEVKTMVAVILHLLKGPSSPLFSKPEVIKQKYETGPCKADVVDSETVVRARGLPWQSSDQDVARFFKGLNIARGGVALCLNAQGRRNGEALIRFVDSEQRDLALQRHKHHMGVRYIEVYKATGEEFVKIAGGTSLEVARFLSREDQVILRLRGLPFSAGPTDVLGFLGPECPVTGGADGLLFVRHPDGRPTGDAFALFACEELAQAALRRHKGMLGKRYIELFRSTAAEVQQVLNRYASSPLLPTLTAPLLPIPFPLVAGTGRDCVRLRGLPYTATIEDILSFLGEAAADIRPHGVHMVLNQQGRPSGDAFIQMTSAERALAAAQRCHKKVMKERYVEVVPCSTEEMSRVLIGGTLGRSGMSPPPCKLPCLSPPTYATFQATPTLIPTETAALYPSSALLSTTRVPAAPSPVAYYPGPATQLYMNYTAYYPSPPVSPTTVGYLTTSPAALASAPTSVLSQPGALVRMQGVPYTAGMKDLLSVFQAYQLAPDDYTSLIPIGDPPRTVLQAPKEWVCL
- the ESRP2 gene encoding epithelial splicing regulatory protein 2 isoform X4 translates to MTPPPPPPPPPGPDPGADSTADPCPGPGSLVVLFGATAGALGPDLGSDETDLILLVWQVVEPQSRQVGTLHKSLVRAEAAALSPQCREASGLSADSLARAEPLDKVLQQFSQLVSRDVALLGGGPYVLCTDGQQLLRQVLHPEASRKNLVLPDTFFSYYDLRKEFHMQHPSMSPAKDLTVATMAQDLGLETDATEDDFGVWEVKTMVAVILHLLKGPSSPLFSKPEVIKQKYETGPCSKADVVDSETVVRARGLPWQSSDQDVARFFKGLNIARGGVALCLNAQGRRNGEALIRFVDSEQRDLALQRHKHHMGVRYIEVYKATGEEFVKIAGGTSLEVARFLSREDQVILRLRGLPFSAGPTDVLGFLGPECPVTGGADGLLFVRHPDGRPTGDAFALFACEELAQAALRRHKGMLGKRYIELFRSTAAEVQQVLNRYASSPLLPTLTAPLLPIPFPLVAGTGRDCVRLRGLPYTATIEDILSFLGEAAADIRPHGVHMVLNQQGRPSGDAFIQMTSAERALAAAQRCHKKASRHPPMPPSRPPQPSFPLRLQLCTPLQHCCQLQGCLLPPALLPTTQGQPLNST
- the ESRP2 gene encoding epithelial splicing regulatory protein 2 isoform X3: MTPPPPPPPPPGPDPGADSTADPCPGPGSLVVLFGATAGALGPDLGSDETDLILLVWQVVEPQSRQFSQLVSRDVALLGGGPYVLCTDGQQLLRQVLHPEASRKNLVLPDTFFSYYDLRKEFHMQHPSMSPAKDLTVATMAQDLGLETDATEDDFGVWEVKTMVAVILHLLKGPSSPLFSKPEVIKQKYETGPCSKADVVDSETVVRARGLPWQSSDQDVARFFKGLNIARGGVALCLNAQGRRNGEALIRFVDSEQRDLALQRHKHHMGVRYIEVYKATGEEFVKIAGGTSLEVARFLSREDQVILRLRGLPFSAGPTDVLGFLGPECPVTGGADGLLFVRHPDGRPTGDAFALFACEELAQAALRRHKGMLGKRYIELFRSTAAEVQQVLNRYASSPLLPTLTAPLLPIPFPLVAGTGRDCVRLRGLPYTATIEDILSFLGEAAADIRPHGVHMVLNQQGRPSGDAFIQMTSAERALAAAQRCHKKVMKERYVEVVPCSTEEMSRVLIGGTLGRSGMSPPPCKLPCLSPPTYATFQATPTLIPTETAALYPSSALLSTTRVPAAPSPVAYYPGPATQLYMNYTAYYPSPPVSPTTVGYLTTSPAALASAPTSVLSQPGALVRMQGVPYTAGMKDLLSVFQAYQLAPDDYTSLIPIGDPPRTVLQAPKEWVCL